From the genome of Fundulus heteroclitus isolate FHET01 chromosome 7, MU-UCD_Fhet_4.1, whole genome shotgun sequence, one region includes:
- the si:ch211-184m13.4 gene encoding G-protein coupled receptor 183: protein MAEENFTLDSTEVPPNGSSCDVFIYQSAAAVLFPIFYSVVFIISVCGNCLVLCVICQRKQKFNSTSIYLVNLALSDALFTLALPGRITYYIRQFDWPFGDLFCRLTTLLFFANTYAGIGFMTCISLDRYLAMVHPHHLQCLRSVKVVRRVCCLVWFLVSLEVCPLLFRSMLHVKGDKRTCMEYFNFEGSRFTPYLLILACFISFCCPLTVIMACYARINLKLRDAAKKSSVTGRTSRNHRANTIILLILLTFVLCFSPYHLNIMQFMFRKISHQPTCEELRTFKMSLQITVSMMNFNCCLDPVIYFFAIKTYKKRVMSLFKDYMYTSAASSKVTAENSSSNT, encoded by the exons ATGGCTGAAGAAAACTTTACCCTCGACTCAACTGAAGTCCCCCCAAACGGCAGCAGCTGTGACGTGTTTATCTACCAGAGTGCCGCGGCGGTCCTCTTCCCCATTTTCTACTCTGTTGTGTTCATCATCAGTGTGTGTGGGAACTGCCTGGTTCTCTGTGTCATCTGCCAGAGGAAACAGAAGTTCAACTCCACATCGATCTATCTGGTGAACCTTGCGCTATCTGATGCTCTGTTCACGCTGGCGCTGCCAGGCAGAATCACCTACTACATCCGTCAGTTTGACTGGCCCTTTGGTGACCTCTTCTGCAGGCTCACCACACTTCTGTTCTTTGCAAATACATACGCAG GCATCGGCTTCATGACCTGCATCAGCTTGGACAGATACCTCGCCATGGTGCATCCCCACCACCTGCAGTGCTTACGCAGTGTGAAAGTTGTTCGCAGGGTCTGCTGCCTGGTCTGGTTTCTGGTATCTCTGGAGGTCTGCCCGCTGTTATTCCGCAGCATGCTGCATGTGAAAGGAGATAAACGAACCTGCATGGAGTACTTTAACTTTGAGGGCTCCCGCTTCACCCCTTACCTCCTGATCCTGGCATGCTTTATCTCTTTTTGCTGCCCTCTCACGGTCATTATGGCATGTTACGCCCGGATCAACCTAAAACTCCGGGACGCAGCCAAGAAGAGCTCTGTGACTGGCCGAACGAGCCGGAACCACAGGGCCAACACAATTattctcctcatcctcctcaccTTCGTCCTCTGCTTCAGCCCGTACCACCTCAATATCATGCAGTTCATGTTCAGAAAGATCAGTCACCAGCCCACTTGTGAAGAACTGAGAACCTTTAAGATGTCCTTGCAG ATTACGGTCTCAATGATGAACTTTAACTGCTGCCTGGATCCAGTCATCTACTTCTTTGCCATAAAGACATACAAGAAGCGAGTTATGAGCCTGTTCAAGGACTATATGTACACTTCCGCCGCCTCCTCCAAAGTGACAGCTGAGAATAGCAGCAGCAACACCTGA